A DNA window from Nitrospira sp. contains the following coding sequences:
- a CDS encoding PilZ domain-containing protein (MaGe:77309752) — protein sequence MKRGESKQSVAVAIAAERRKFVRATLVGSALISPKSGGRASTAVLDNVNKIGAGLQTKDRFTINERVTVSLAFLDSDGADQQEKLEGTVVWVKDWEKGFLTGVVWDDLVTKDKNRWLFYYLEETIKSSV from the coding sequence ATGAAGCGAGGAGAGTCGAAGCAATCAGTGGCAGTGGCGATCGCCGCCGAACGGCGGAAATTCGTCCGCGCGACGCTGGTCGGTTCGGCGCTCATTTCGCCAAAGAGCGGTGGGCGTGCCAGCACCGCCGTGCTCGACAATGTAAACAAGATCGGCGCAGGGCTGCAGACCAAGGATCGTTTCACCATCAATGAACGAGTGACGGTCTCTCTCGCGTTTTTAGATTCAGACGGCGCCGACCAGCAGGAAAAGCTGGAGGGAACAGTCGTTTGGGTCAAGGATTGGGAAAAGGGGTTTCTGACAGGAGTGGTGTGGGACGACCTGGTGACTAAAGACAAGAACCGCTGGCTTTTTTACTATCTCGAAGAAACGATCAAATCCTCCGTCTAG
- a CDS encoding Replication-associated recombination protein A (MaGe:77309753) — protein sequence MATPRDPGPDLFAAPQTGKKAEAPLAERMRPREFADFVGQDEIVGQDRPLRKAIESDRLSSVIFWGPPGSGKTTLAHLIARHTKAHFVAFSAVTGGIPELREIIKAAEHRLALQQQKTVLFVDEIHRFNKAQQDAFLPHVERGTVILVGATTENPSFEVIGPLMSRSILVVLTALSDDALGRILDRALTDSEVGLGQWKARLSPEARQRLIGFGNGDARALLTATEFVVTQAPVGADGIRLVDETLLAVALNKQALRYDKAGEEHYNVISAYIKSLRDSDPNGALYWLARMLEAGEDPKFIARRMVIFASEDIGNADPMGLLMANAVAQAVQFVGLPEAQINLAQGTTYLASARKDNASYVGLLEAKEDAKAHGNLGVPLHLRNAVTSLMKGIGYGKGYRYVHDDPQAKGEQAHLPDALKERQYYRPKSRP from the coding sequence ATGGCAACCCCGCGCGATCCAGGGCCTGATTTATTTGCTGCCCCCCAGACAGGGAAGAAGGCTGAGGCGCCGCTGGCGGAGCGGATGCGCCCGCGGGAGTTCGCTGATTTTGTCGGGCAGGATGAGATCGTCGGGCAGGATCGGCCGTTGCGAAAAGCCATCGAATCCGATCGCCTGTCCTCGGTGATTTTCTGGGGGCCGCCTGGATCGGGCAAGACCACGCTGGCCCACCTTATCGCCCGGCATACGAAAGCCCATTTTGTGGCGTTTTCGGCCGTGACGGGCGGGATTCCTGAATTGCGCGAGATCATCAAGGCGGCCGAGCACCGGCTCGCCTTGCAGCAGCAGAAGACGGTGTTGTTCGTCGATGAAATCCATCGTTTTAACAAAGCTCAACAGGACGCCTTCCTGCCCCACGTCGAACGAGGTACGGTGATTCTCGTCGGGGCTACGACCGAAAATCCTTCGTTTGAAGTGATCGGTCCGTTGATGTCGCGATCGATTTTGGTTGTGCTTACGGCGCTCTCCGATGACGCGCTGGGGCGGATTCTAGACCGGGCCCTCACCGATTCCGAAGTCGGTTTGGGGCAATGGAAGGCGCGTCTGTCGCCGGAGGCGCGGCAGCGCTTGATCGGGTTCGGCAACGGCGATGCGCGCGCGTTATTGACGGCCACCGAGTTTGTCGTCACGCAGGCTCCGGTGGGTGCCGACGGTATCAGGCTGGTCGATGAAACGCTGCTTGCGGTTGCGCTGAATAAGCAGGCGCTTCGCTACGACAAGGCGGGAGAAGAGCATTACAACGTCATTTCCGCCTATATTAAAAGTCTGCGCGATTCCGATCCGAACGGAGCCCTCTACTGGCTTGCGCGAATGTTGGAAGCGGGGGAAGACCCGAAATTCATCGCTCGCCGCATGGTCATTTTTGCATCGGAAGACATCGGCAATGCCGATCCGATGGGGCTCTTGATGGCCAATGCCGTGGCGCAGGCCGTTCAATTTGTCGGGCTTCCCGAAGCCCAGATCAATCTCGCGCAAGGGACGACCTACCTCGCATCTGCACGGAAAGACAATGCGTCCTATGTCGGTCTGTTGGAAGCCAAAGAGGATGCCAAAGCCCATGGCAATCTTGGAGTTCCGCTGCATTTGCGGAATGCCGTGACGTCGCTTATGAAGGGGATTGGATATGGGAAGGGATATCGGTACGTTCACGATGATCCGCAGGCGAAGGGCGAACAGGCGCACCTCCCGGATGCTTTGAAAGAACGGCAGTACTATCGGCCGAAGTCTCGTCCGTAA
- a CDS encoding Putative 3-oxoadipate enol-lactonase (Evidence 3 : Putative function from multiple computational evidences; MaGe:77309754): MQATINGITLAYNDTGRGLPIVFLHAFPLNRTMWAVQESALSSQFRVIAIDLRGHGESDAPLWHYSLDQSADDVRALLDHLSIQQALFVGLSMGGYILLAFYRKHADRVKGMVLADTRAQADTAEGKAGRFQMAQIAYKQGPSAIADIMIPKLLSPATIQTKPEIVQQVRTMIERNQISGIAGDLMAMAERPDSVPFLKQIGCPTQIIVGELDQATPPADAKLMANQIPHARLALIPNAAHLANLEEPEAFTKIVAEFAGELA, translated from the coding sequence ATGCAGGCAACAATCAACGGCATCACGCTGGCCTACAATGATACAGGACGCGGTCTTCCCATCGTATTCCTGCATGCCTTTCCATTGAACCGCACCATGTGGGCCGTGCAGGAATCCGCCCTTTCATCGCAGTTTCGCGTGATCGCCATCGATCTGCGTGGGCACGGCGAGTCCGATGCGCCGTTATGGCATTACAGTCTCGACCAGTCGGCAGACGACGTGCGCGCGTTGCTGGATCATCTCTCGATCCAACAAGCCCTCTTCGTCGGCCTCTCGATGGGCGGATACATCCTACTGGCGTTCTATCGAAAGCATGCCGACCGGGTGAAGGGAATGGTGCTGGCCGACACGAGAGCGCAGGCAGATACCGCCGAAGGCAAAGCGGGGCGATTCCAGATGGCGCAAATCGCCTACAAACAGGGACCTTCTGCTATTGCCGATATCATGATCCCCAAGCTGCTGAGCCCCGCAACGATTCAGACAAAGCCGGAGATCGTTCAGCAAGTCCGAACGATGATTGAGAGGAACCAGATCAGTGGAATTGCCGGAGATTTGATGGCGATGGCGGAGCGCCCCGATTCAGTGCCGTTCTTGAAACAGATTGGCTGCCCCACCCAGATTATCGTCGGCGAACTAGACCAAGCCACACCGCCTGCCGACGCGAAACTGATGGCCAATCAGATCCCTCATGCGCGGCTAGCCCTCATTCCCAACGCTGCCCACCTGGCTAATCTAGAAGAACCCGAAGCGTTTACAAAGATTGTTGCAGAGTTTGCCGGTGAACTCGCTTAA
- a CDS encoding GTP cyclohydrolase 1 (MaGe:77309755): protein MAKRAASRRRKPVEDVSGTGRPADLGVLQALVTEQLLALGENPGRNGLLKTPERVAKALAFMTQGYHRDIDQLLNGALFPIEYDEMVIVKDIDFYSMCEHHMLPFFGKVHVGYLPNKKVVGLSKIPRIVDTFARRLQVQERLTVQIAETLKTKLNAHGVGVVVEARHLCMMMRGVEKQNTVAVSSSMLGAFRTQPQTRLEFLKLIRRGGVGASD from the coding sequence ATGGCGAAGCGAGCAGCGAGCCGACGGCGGAAGCCGGTAGAAGATGTGAGTGGGACTGGACGGCCTGCAGATCTCGGCGTATTGCAGGCCCTCGTCACGGAGCAATTGCTGGCGCTTGGGGAGAACCCGGGCCGCAATGGATTGCTCAAGACGCCGGAGCGAGTGGCCAAGGCCCTCGCGTTTATGACCCAGGGGTATCACCGCGACATCGACCAGCTCTTGAACGGAGCACTTTTCCCGATTGAGTACGATGAAATGGTCATCGTCAAAGACATCGATTTCTACAGCATGTGCGAGCACCACATGCTGCCGTTCTTCGGCAAGGTGCATGTGGGGTATTTGCCGAACAAGAAAGTCGTCGGACTGAGCAAGATTCCTCGCATCGTCGATACTTTCGCGCGCCGGCTCCAAGTGCAAGAACGGCTCACCGTGCAGATCGCGGAGACCCTCAAGACCAAACTGAACGCGCATGGCGTTGGTGTGGTCGTTGAAGCCCGTCATCTTTGCATGATGATGCGGGGTGTGGAAAAGCAGAATACCGTCGCGGTCAGCAGCTCGATGCTCGGCGCGTTTCGGACGCAGCCGCAAACCAGGCTGGAGTTTTTGAAGCTGATCAGGCGCGGCGGGGTCGGCGCGTCGGATTAA
- a CDS encoding hypothetical protein (Evidence 5 : Unknown function; MaGe:77309756), with product MRLRPKRAEHRAADRDGILLFHTPHHHAKMTGFNDHTNAMRVQFGLEGLRDLHGEPFLHLEPARESIDDARNLAQSDDFLVRQIPHMHLAEERQHVVLAHAVEIDVFDDDHFIVLNREKCSVQELVDVAVIPLGHKREGLGHSLRRLEQSIAARVLPKRQQLLRDEGLQYAEICRPSSPTHIFYRLPPSARCSLRHSVSLGSRQNRGRSRIFKIVVSRLDDRDFLELPFRDLRDKQIPYQQHQVFTCRRSRSKLRVLIQILVIESTHNPLRDNSIKRVEIHSPLNLSGTGTPNCHEHDIIMAMPIGIIAFAEDHPVFFNR from the coding sequence TTGCGGCTGCGTCCGAAACGCGCCGAGCATCGAGCTGCTGACCGCGACGGTATTCTGCTTTTCCACACCCCGCATCATCATGCAAAGATGACGGGCTTCAACGACCACACCAACGCCATGCGCGTTCAGTTTGGTCTTGAGGGTCTCCGCGATCTGCACGGTGAGCCGTTCTTGCACTTGGAGCCGGCGCGCGAAAGTATCGACGATGCGAGGAATCTTGCTCAGTCCGACGACTTTCTTGTTCGGCAAATACCCCACATGCACCTTGCCGAAGAACGGCAGCATGTGGTGCTCGCACATGCTGTAGAAATCGATGTCTTTGACGATGACCATTTCATCGTACTCAATCGGGAAAAGTGCTCCGTTCAAGAGCTGGTCGATGTCGCGGTGATACCCCTGGGTCATAAACGCGAGGGCCTTGGCCACTCGCTCCGGCGTCTTGAGCAATCCATTGCGGCCCGGGTTCTCCCCAAGCGCCAGCAATTGCTCCGTGACGAGGGCCTGCAATACGCCGAGATCTGCAGGCCGTCCAGTCCCACTCACATCTTCTACCGGCTTCCGCCGTCGGCTCGCTGCTCGCTTCGCCATAGTGTCTCCCTAGGATCTCGCCAAAACCGAGGCCGATCCCGTATATTCAAAATAGTTGTCTCTCGTCTCGATGACCGCGACTTTCTTGAGTTGCCCTTCCGGGACCTGCGCGACAAGCAAATCCCATATCAACAGCACCAAGTTTTCACCTGTCGTCGTTCGCGCAGCAAACTCAGGGTCCTGATTCAAATCCTGGTGATCGAATCGACTCACAATCCGCTCCGTGACAACTCGATCAAGCGCGTCGAGATCCATAGTCCGCTCAACCTGAGCGGCACCGGGACTCCCAATTGTCACGAGCACGACATAATTATGGCCATGCCCATTGGAATTATTGCATTTGCCGAAGACCATCCGGTTTTTTTCAACCGATAA
- a CDS encoding 6-pyruvoyl tetrahydrobiopterin synthase (MaGe:77309757), with protein sequence MGQGSITRRYRFCAAHRLHTDHLSVEKNRMVFGKCNNSNGHGHNYVVLVTIGSPGAAQVERTMDLDALDRVVTERIVSRFDHQDLNQDPEFAARTTTGENLVLLIWDLLVAQVPEGQLKKVAVIETRDNYFEYTGSASVLARS encoded by the coding sequence ATGGGACAAGGCAGTATCACCAGACGGTATCGATTCTGCGCCGCTCATCGGCTGCATACCGACCATTTATCGGTTGAAAAAAACCGGATGGTCTTCGGCAAATGCAATAATTCCAATGGGCATGGCCATAATTATGTCGTGCTCGTGACAATTGGGAGTCCCGGTGCCGCTCAGGTTGAGCGGACTATGGATCTCGACGCGCTTGATCGAGTTGTCACGGAGCGGATTGTGAGTCGATTCGATCACCAGGATTTGAATCAGGACCCTGAGTTTGCTGCGCGAACGACGACAGGTGAAAACTTGGTGCTGTTGATATGGGATTTGCTTGTCGCGCAGGTCCCGGAAGGGCAACTCAAGAAAGTCGCGGTCATCGAGACGAGAGACAACTATTTTGAATATACGGGATCGGCCTCGGTTTTGGCGAGATCCTAG
- a CDS encoding Iron-sulfur cluster assembly accessory protein (MaGe:77309758), translated as MVTISAVAEQKIRELMAEEKDVVGLRVYVRGGGCHGYQYGMAFESKMAEDDTVIEKGDVKVIMDSQSAPLLQGAEVDYVDSVQGSGFSIKNPQAKTTCGCGSSFSA; from the coding sequence ATGGTTACCATTTCAGCAGTTGCAGAACAGAAAATTCGAGAGCTGATGGCGGAAGAAAAAGACGTGGTCGGTCTTCGCGTCTATGTTCGCGGTGGCGGATGCCATGGCTATCAATACGGCATGGCGTTCGAGTCCAAGATGGCCGAAGACGACACCGTCATTGAAAAGGGCGATGTGAAGGTCATTATGGATTCCCAGAGTGCCCCTCTCTTGCAGGGCGCCGAAGTCGATTATGTCGACAGTGTTCAGGGCTCTGGATTCTCGATCAAGAATCCGCAAGCCAAGACGACGTGCGGCTGCGGCAGCTCTTTCAGCGCCTAA
- a CDS encoding Ferredoxin, 2Fe-2S (MaGe:77309759), which yields MPRVTFLHPQGKSGSVTRNLTLLDAAKELGFSLNHDCGGNASCTTCRVEVQSGSEHLSEIDFDEQDLLDREDLSQPWHRLGCQARVLGDVVVRVPESKFADPKFSASPEAQSDSQGVDIR from the coding sequence GTGCCGAGAGTGACGTTCTTGCATCCTCAGGGGAAAAGCGGCTCGGTGACGAGGAACCTCACTTTGCTGGATGCCGCCAAGGAGCTGGGTTTCTCGCTCAATCACGATTGCGGTGGCAATGCCTCTTGCACGACCTGCCGGGTCGAAGTGCAGTCCGGCAGCGAGCATTTGTCCGAAATCGATTTCGATGAGCAGGATTTGCTGGATCGGGAAGACTTGAGCCAGCCTTGGCATCGATTGGGCTGCCAGGCGAGAGTGTTAGGCGATGTGGTGGTGCGGGTTCCGGAATCCAAGTTCGCGGATCCCAAGTTTTCCGCTTCACCGGAGGCACAATCGGATTCCCAGGGAGTTGATATTCGGTAG
- a CDS encoding NADH-quinone oxidoreductase subunit F 2 (MaGe:77309760) → MPIATDPRLVQKLEGAPWEIEGYLKVGGYEAWKRCIDGLKADDVVAELKKAGLRGRGGAGFPTGVKWDKVLNHRVKEHYFVCNAGEHEPGTFKDRYLLKTLPHQLIEGCLIAAHTVQAKAAFIYVNHEYEEERENLKKALAQAQARGFVGKNVLGKGYDIELQVFDGYGSYVAGEETAMLESMQGRPAMPRQKPPFYPTDFGLYGKPTLVNNVETLCNIPRILYKGAAWFTQVGTEKCPGTMMFSLSGSVNRPGVYEMPMGVTIRELIEKCGGGVAGGRQIKAVFPGGPAFSMVTADQLDLQMDFDSLKKAGTGLGSAGTIVIDDATCMVAATLKYSNFFKGESCGQCPPCRMGTNNLATLMAKIEEGQGTQKDMDSLLQLCGFVKGTGYCTLVTGAAVLVQSSVKLFRQEYEEHLRLQRCPFKPAAVGAHS, encoded by the coding sequence ATGCCCATTGCGACTGACCCCCGTCTAGTCCAGAAGCTTGAAGGGGCTCCCTGGGAGATTGAAGGCTATCTCAAGGTGGGGGGCTACGAGGCGTGGAAGCGGTGCATCGACGGCTTAAAAGCCGACGATGTCGTGGCTGAATTGAAGAAGGCCGGGTTGCGAGGGCGTGGCGGCGCCGGATTCCCGACCGGGGTTAAATGGGACAAGGTATTGAATCACCGTGTGAAAGAACACTACTTCGTCTGCAATGCGGGCGAGCATGAGCCGGGCACGTTCAAAGATCGGTATTTGCTCAAAACGCTTCCGCATCAGTTGATCGAAGGTTGTTTGATTGCCGCGCATACCGTTCAGGCGAAAGCGGCGTTCATTTATGTGAATCATGAGTATGAAGAAGAGCGGGAGAATCTGAAAAAAGCGCTCGCCCAGGCTCAGGCGCGAGGGTTTGTCGGGAAAAACGTGCTTGGAAAGGGCTACGATATCGAGCTGCAGGTCTTCGACGGCTATGGAAGCTACGTGGCAGGCGAAGAGACGGCGATGCTGGAGTCGATGCAGGGCCGTCCGGCGATGCCTCGGCAGAAGCCGCCGTTTTACCCGACGGATTTTGGTCTCTACGGGAAGCCGACGCTGGTCAATAATGTGGAGACTCTCTGCAATATCCCGAGAATTTTGTACAAGGGCGCGGCCTGGTTTACGCAAGTCGGTACGGAGAAATGTCCCGGCACGATGATGTTTTCGCTGAGCGGTTCAGTGAATCGTCCCGGAGTTTATGAAATGCCAATGGGCGTGACCATCCGTGAGTTGATCGAGAAATGCGGCGGCGGCGTCGCGGGCGGTCGGCAGATCAAGGCGGTGTTTCCTGGCGGGCCGGCGTTCTCGATGGTCACGGCCGATCAGCTGGATTTGCAGATGGATTTCGATTCGCTCAAGAAGGCTGGAACGGGATTAGGCAGCGCGGGAACGATTGTGATTGATGATGCGACCTGCATGGTTGCCGCGACGCTGAAATATTCCAACTTCTTTAAGGGCGAGAGTTGCGGACAATGTCCGCCCTGCCGGATGGGAACGAATAATCTGGCGACGCTCATGGCGAAGATTGAAGAGGGACAGGGCACGCAAAAGGACATGGACAGTCTCTTGCAGCTCTGTGGCTTTGTGAAGGGAACGGGGTACTGTACGTTGGTGACCGGCGCCGCGGTGCTCGTGCAGAGCAGCGTGAAGCTCTTCCGACAAGAGTATGAAGAGCATCTTCGGCTGCAGCGATGCCCGTTCAAGCCGGCCGCCGTGGGCGCCCATTCCTGA
- a CDS encoding UrateoxN domain-containing protein (MaGe:77309761), whose protein sequence is MKFLEDPMQTIGAGFALAVVLIGLFLGMSGIGASEVDWVGMVMRWVHFLAGITWIGLLYFFNLVNAAFLKSLDGPTKNIVIPKLMPLALNWFRHGATVTVLAGIGLYFYLYAKGGTGAMALGIGGLLGIIMMVNVHAIIWPNQKKIIAAVTAAAQGTPAPAEMAGWGKTALYASRVNVLLSIPMLFFMGAGSHFK, encoded by the coding sequence ATGAAATTTCTTGAAGATCCGATGCAAACGATTGGCGCGGGATTCGCGCTGGCCGTTGTGTTGATAGGGCTGTTTCTCGGCATGTCGGGAATCGGCGCCAGTGAGGTCGATTGGGTTGGCATGGTCATGCGTTGGGTGCATTTCCTTGCAGGCATCACGTGGATCGGGTTGCTGTATTTCTTTAATCTGGTCAACGCCGCGTTTCTAAAAAGCCTGGATGGGCCCACGAAAAACATCGTGATTCCGAAGCTGATGCCGTTAGCGCTCAACTGGTTTCGCCATGGCGCGACGGTGACGGTGCTGGCGGGGATTGGGCTGTATTTTTATCTGTATGCCAAGGGCGGGACTGGAGCGATGGCGTTGGGCATCGGCGGGTTGTTGGGCATCATTATGATGGTTAATGTCCATGCGATCATCTGGCCCAATCAGAAGAAGATCATTGCGGCGGTGACGGCAGCGGCGCAAGGGACTCCGGCGCCGGCCGAGATGGCGGGCTGGGGAAAGACCGCGCTCTATGCGTCCCGTGTCAACGTGCTGCTCTCGATTCCCATGTTGTTCTTCATGGGGGCGGGGAGTCACTTCAAGTAG
- a CDS encoding Malate dehydrogenase (MaGe:77309762), with product MKRPKITVVGAGNVGGTAAQRLAERDRYDVVLVDIVEGVPQGKALDMAQAGPVCGYSTRVVGTNGYEETAGSSVAVITSGIARKPGMSRDELLATNAKIVQSVVKELVARSPEVILLLVTNPLDAMVHVALKVSKFPKSRVIGMAGVLDSARMRAFIASELNVPGPDVEAMVLGGHGDTMVPLPRHTTVKGKPVSELIAKDRLDAIVKRTREGGAEIVGLLKTGSAFYAPSASAVDMVDAMMQDQKRVLPSAVLCEGEYGLKNVIVGVPVKLGRGGAEQIVEYDLTADERAALDASATAVRELCANVDRLMA from the coding sequence ATGAAGCGACCGAAGATTACGGTGGTAGGCGCGGGCAATGTGGGTGGGACGGCGGCGCAACGGTTAGCCGAGCGGGACCGGTACGATGTGGTGCTGGTCGATATTGTCGAAGGCGTTCCGCAGGGAAAGGCGCTCGACATGGCGCAGGCCGGGCCGGTGTGTGGTTATAGCACCCGCGTGGTCGGGACCAATGGATATGAGGAAACGGCTGGATCGTCGGTGGCGGTCATCACGTCGGGAATCGCGCGAAAGCCGGGTATGAGCCGGGACGAATTGCTGGCGACGAATGCCAAGATCGTGCAATCGGTGGTGAAGGAGCTGGTTGCCCGTTCGCCCGAGGTGATCCTTTTGCTCGTGACCAACCCGCTGGACGCCATGGTGCATGTGGCGTTGAAGGTCAGCAAGTTTCCCAAGTCGCGGGTCATCGGCATGGCGGGCGTGCTCGATTCGGCGCGCATGCGTGCGTTTATTGCGAGCGAATTGAATGTGCCGGGGCCGGATGTCGAAGCAATGGTGTTGGGCGGCCATGGCGATACAATGGTGCCGCTGCCTCGCCACACGACGGTCAAGGGGAAGCCGGTGTCGGAGCTGATCGCCAAGGACCGGCTCGATGCGATTGTGAAGCGCACGCGTGAGGGAGGGGCTGAGATCGTGGGACTGCTGAAAACCGGCAGCGCGTTCTACGCGCCGTCGGCGTCGGCCGTCGATATGGTCGATGCCATGATGCAGGATCAGAAGCGCGTGCTTCCCTCCGCGGTGCTGTGTGAAGGCGAATATGGGTTGAAGAATGTCATTGTCGGGGTGCCGGTGAAATTGGGCCGCGGCGGAGCCGAGCAGATTGTCGAGTACGATTTGACGGCGGACGAGCGGGCGGCGCTGGATGCGTCCGCAACGGCCGTTCGGGAGTTGTGCGCGAATGTCGATCGATTGATGGCATAG
- a CDS encoding hypothetical protein (Evidence 4 : Unknown function but conserved in other organisms; MaGe:77309763), with protein MSDTSARPVVPPWLYKLFTGHQYPYVRRLAKFAQPVNPGEDRPEPTKDMIEAKFWEVYPRCWAKVLQEVKVGMIVVFHDLGEYPAGGYQALVDNPETFLAATYGKKKIKVNFYDGDNFVCTINFKVAGWTEHEGGH; from the coding sequence ATGTCCGATACATCTGCACGGCCAGTGGTGCCGCCCTGGCTCTATAAATTATTTACCGGACACCAGTACCCCTATGTGCGCCGGCTGGCGAAGTTTGCCCAGCCGGTGAATCCAGGCGAAGACCGTCCGGAGCCGACGAAGGATATGATTGAGGCCAAGTTCTGGGAAGTCTATCCACGTTGTTGGGCCAAGGTACTGCAAGAGGTGAAAGTCGGCATGATCGTGGTGTTCCACGACCTTGGGGAATATCCGGCAGGCGGCTATCAGGCGTTGGTGGATAATCCAGAAACCTTTTTGGCTGCGACCTACGGCAAGAAGAAGATCAAGGTCAATTTCTACGACGGCGATAATTTCGTCTGCACGATCAATTTCAAGGTGGCGGGTTGGACGGAGCACGAGGGCGGGCATTGA